A part of Molothrus aeneus isolate 106 chromosome 10, BPBGC_Maene_1.0, whole genome shotgun sequence genomic DNA contains:
- the PPP1R2 gene encoding protein phosphatase inhibitor 2 isoform X1 — protein sequence MEEPSVPDASATRRGPIKGILKKSGSKATSGGAVGARQPSQACEEDEQGKKSQKWDEMNIIATYHPAGKDYGLMKIDEPSTPYHSMTGEDDEDPVSDSECEPLRADVLSKKLAAAAEGRGPKIIARQEESSEEEDEDEELTPEEREKKKQFEMKRKMHYNEGRNIKLARQLIAKELHGEEEEDDEDEEMRDAADVETMNTEATEHAHVTRDQLESGAHSIEEICPEL from the exons aTGGAGGAGCCGTCGGTACCGGACGCCTCGGCGACGCGGCGGGGGCCCATCAAGGGCATCCTGAAGAAGAGCGGCAGCAAGGCTACGTCAGGAGGGGCCGTGGGGGCGcgacagcccagccaggcctgcgAGGAGGACGAGCAAGG tAAAAAGTCCCAGAAGTGGGATGAAATGAACATCATTGCTACGTACCACCCTGCAGGCAAAGATTATGGCTTGATGAAAATTGATGAGCCAAGTACTCCTTACCACAG CATGACAGGAGAAGATGATGAGGATCCAGTGAGTGATTCAGAATGCGAGCCCTTAAGAGCAGATGTGTTGAGTAAAAA actggcagctgcagctgaaggtaGAGGACCCAAGATTATAGCAAGGCAAGAGGAaagcagtgaggaggaggatgaggatgaagaatTAACACCTGAAGAACGGG agaaaaagaaacagtttgaaatgaagagaaaaatgcacTACAATGAAGGAAGAAACATCAAACTGGCAAGGCAGCTCATTGCAAAAGAACTACATGgtgaagaagaggaagatgatgaGGATGAAGAGATGCGTGATGCTGCAGATGTAGAAACAATGAATACAGAAGCTACCGAACATG CACATGTTACTCGTGACCAGCTGGAAAGTGGAGCACACAG
- the PPP1R2 gene encoding protein phosphatase inhibitor 2 isoform X2: protein MEEPSVPDASATRRGPIKGILKKSGSKATSGGAVGARQPSQACEEDEQGKKSQKWDEMNIIATYHPAGKDYGLMKIDEPSTPYHSMTGEDDEDPVSDSECEPLRADVLSKKLAAAAEGRGPKIIARQEESSEEEDEDEELTPEEREKKKQFEMKRKMHYNEGRNIKLARQLIAKELHGEEEEDDEDEEMRDAADVETMNTEATEHD, encoded by the exons aTGGAGGAGCCGTCGGTACCGGACGCCTCGGCGACGCGGCGGGGGCCCATCAAGGGCATCCTGAAGAAGAGCGGCAGCAAGGCTACGTCAGGAGGGGCCGTGGGGGCGcgacagcccagccaggcctgcgAGGAGGACGAGCAAGG tAAAAAGTCCCAGAAGTGGGATGAAATGAACATCATTGCTACGTACCACCCTGCAGGCAAAGATTATGGCTTGATGAAAATTGATGAGCCAAGTACTCCTTACCACAG CATGACAGGAGAAGATGATGAGGATCCAGTGAGTGATTCAGAATGCGAGCCCTTAAGAGCAGATGTGTTGAGTAAAAA actggcagctgcagctgaaggtaGAGGACCCAAGATTATAGCAAGGCAAGAGGAaagcagtgaggaggaggatgaggatgaagaatTAACACCTGAAGAACGGG agaaaaagaaacagtttgaaatgaagagaaaaatgcacTACAATGAAGGAAGAAACATCAAACTGGCAAGGCAGCTCATTGCAAAAGAACTACATGgtgaagaagaggaagatgatgaGGATGAAGAGATGCGTGATGCTGCAGATGTAGAAACAATGAATACAGAAGCTACCGAACATG ACTGA